A window of Scophthalmus maximus strain ysfricsl-2021 chromosome 10, ASM2237912v1, whole genome shotgun sequence contains these coding sequences:
- the LOC118283937 gene encoding homeobox protein vent1-like, translating to MVKYFSVDWLAQSHRVASPTEDHGVGMMDPASTCRPHVPCVVQPRPPTFGKGYLQPKPKPLRPTDPESAESSGTPCSPPRAASCASPTSEIGGYSSGYESEAASSECPSAYEGSEAEKDGPQRRVRTKFTPEQIGKLEKIFNKHKYLDAGERVKTAQKLNLSETQVRTWFQNRRMKLKREVQDYLAPQVPSVMFQPLAPVRYHGVAGQPPHYTAAGPAFYPLPVPQMMAPHHPPHLIIHSPHFY from the exons ATGGTCAAATACTTCTCCGTGGACTGGCTGGCCCAGAGCCATCGCGTCGCCTCGCCCACCGAGGACCACGGAGTTGGCATGATGGACCCTGCGTCGACCTGCAGACCCCACGTCCCCTGCGTGGTGCAGCCGCGTCCGCCGACTTTCGGAAAAGGTTACCTGCAGCCGAAACCCAAACCGCTGAGGCCCACTGACCCCGAGTCGGCGGAGAGCAGCGGCACCCCGTGCTCCCCTCCCCGTGCAGCCAGCTGCGCCTCACCAA CTTCGGAAATCGGCGGGTACTCGTCCGGGTACGAGAGCGAAGCGGCCTCCTCCGAGTGCCCCTCCGCGTACGAGGGAAGCGAGGCGGAGAAGGACGGACCTCAGCGCCGCGTGCGCACCAAGTTCACCCCCGAGCAGATCGGCAAACTGGAAAAGATCTTCAACAAGCACAAATACCTGGACGCCGGGGAGCGAGTGAAGACGGCGCAGAAGCTGAACCTCTCCGAAACTCAG gtGAGGACCTGGTTTCAGAACAGGAGGATGAAGCTGAAACGGGAGGTGCAGGACTACCTCGCCCCGCAAGTCCCATCGGTGATGTTCCAGCCTCTGGCCCCAGTCCGGTACCACGGCGTGGCCGGCCAGCCTCCCCACTACACCGCGGCCGGCCCGGCCTTCTACCCGCTGCCCGTCCCGCAGATGATGGCCCCTCACCACCCTCCTCACCTCATCATCCACAGTCCTCATTTCTACTGA